The Fulvivirga maritima genome segment AGGTAAACCTCTATGTTATCATAATCAGCATCTAACTGATGACCCTGCGCATCTGAAGCATCATTAGGATTTAATCCATGTTTACTTTCCCAACCATCAGGCATACCATCTCCATCTGTATCAGGTGAGGGAGGTGTTGCTTTTAACTCAGGCCACCCGCCCACATCATTCTGAGAATCTATAATGCCTGGCATGCCGGTGACAGACCCGTTGTAAGTAGCCTTGCCATCTTTCACTTCATTAACAATGCGCTGATCTACAGCATCTCTTTGTAATGAGGCTCCTGCATATTGCAAGGTGAGATCATAGGCCTTTTCTGCAGGATCTACCGGTAAAGAAGTAGCCGAAAAAGGCCTTGATTGATATACTTGCCGCACGTCTTCACATTGCACGCCCCCTTGCCAGTTATTTTTATTTACCTCAGGGGCACCATCAACATAGTTACCTGATACATAAAATTTACCATAAGGATCAGAGGGATTCACAATGCGCTCCCGCAATTTCTCCGGAGTAGCTGGCCCGGGTTTATAATAATTATTAATGATATTTACTTCGCCTTCTTCATTACCATAAGCGCTATTGCCAGCCCAGTTATAGATAACATTATTGGCATAATCCAGCTTACGATTGGGGATGTCTGTGTCATATTTAGACCCAGAAAAGCGAGGGTTTCTACTCAAATGATTAGCCAACAGATTATGATGAAAAGTAGTATAGTTGCCTCCCCAAATAGCGCCATAACCATGATTTCCTTTATGGTGAGCAGAAGAATTGAGGCTTTCTGACACTATACACCACTGCATGGTAAAATCTTCATTAGTATAAAAAGAAGCGCATTCATCTACTGACCAGCTGATAGAGCAATGGTCTATCATCACATTTTTCTGTTGCCTGCCGCCCATAGCATCTTCTTCCTGTTTTTTTTCATCGCCCAGGCGCACCCTCAGGTACCTGATGATTACATTATCTGCATTAACTGTG includes the following:
- a CDS encoding pectinesterase family protein → MNRLLFFVLLIITCSAGFSATDKPGKSNARVIAFPGAEGYGRFTTGGRGGQVLKVTNLKDHGKGSFRAAIEAAGPRIIVFDVSGTIALKSRLDINHGDVTIAGQSAPGDGICIKNYPLTVNADNVIIRYLRVRLGDEKKQEEDAMGGRQQKNVMIDHCSISWSVDECASFYTNEDFTMQWCIVSESLNSSAHHKGNHGYGAIWGGNYTTFHHNLLANHLSRNPRFSGSKYDTDIPNRKLDYANNVIYNWAGNSAYGNEEGEVNIINNYYKPGPATPEKLRERIVNPSDPYGKFYVSGNYVDGAPEVNKNNWQGGVQCEDVRQVYQSRPFSATSLPVDPAEKAYDLTLQYAGASLQRDAVDQRIVNEVKDGKATYNGSVTGMPGIIDSQNDVGGWPELKATPPSPDTDGDGMPDGWESKHGLNPNDASDAQGHQLDADYDNIEVYLNSLVADITAGQGVHKYDFVVAADGSGDYTTIQSAIDAVPNMRRNETVIFIKPGTYKEKLVLPASKTNVTFLAKDNKKTIITYDDYASKKEFFWRGNRHFWFFWLLCVWRWLYGQKHHFRKFIRSGRAGSSRSGRW